In Rhizoctonia solani chromosome 7, complete sequence, one DNA window encodes the following:
- a CDS encoding FKBP-type peptidyl-prolyl cis-trans isomerase has protein sequence MAISVAVWSQDLEPGKRNLYTVENDIRISGASLAADLADPTGRTVVEVVIKIPEDYEFEDEADPGERPPMHKFVLCALTGGKVEQQPLDLVLPEGEEVEFVVKGKNHVHLYGNYIQQNPGDEDSDEDDDEDEFDLDEVPSDVELGLEDDDEEAGDSSRFEEIEDTPASVKTGKRAREDEEMADASTATAAETSTNLSKKEKKRAKKLKNEAGKAAPAPATTTTTTTTTTTSPTKKDKPVEKKEVAKPAEKKDGGKKDGEKKKKSEPKTLPGGVVIEDKTVGSGSVAKSGKKIGMRYIGRLKNGKVFDSNTKGKPFFFTLGKGEVIKGWDEGIQGMLVGAKGYGKRGAPPDIPPNSELIFEVKLVEVK, from the exons ATGGCCATCTCCGTTGCAGTCTGGTCCCAAGACCTTGAACCTGGCAAGCGCAACCTGTACACTGTCGAAAACGACATTCGTATCTCCGGTGCCTCGCTTGCTGCTGATCTTGCCGACCCGACTGGCCGCACAGTCGTCGAAGTCGTGATCAAAATTCCTGAGGATTACGAATTTGAGGATGAGGCGGACCCTGGCGAGCGCCCTCCCATGCACAAGTTTGTTCTCTGCGCGTTGACCGGAGGCAAG GTGGAGCAACAGCCTCTCGACCTAGTTCTTCCTGAAGGCGAGGAGGTTGAGTTTGTGGTCAAGGGAAAGAA TCATGTCCACCTCTACGGCAATTACATTCAGCAGAACCCTGGTGATGAAGACTCTGACGAGgacgacgatgaagacgagtTTGACCTCGATGAGGTTCCCTCTGACGTTGAGCTTGGCCTCGAGGACGACGATGAAGAAGCTGGAGACTCGAG CCGCTTCGAGGAAATTGAGGATACCCCCGCTTCCGTCAAGACTGGCAAGCGCGCTCGTGAGGATGAGGAAATGGCCGATGCTTCGACCGCCACTG CTGCCGAGACTTCCACCAATCTCTCTAAGAAAGAGAAGAAACGTGCAAAGAAATTGAAGAACGAGGCTGGCAAGGCTGCCCCAGCCCCTGCCACTactaccaccactaccactaccaccactaccTCTCCTACCAAAAAGGACAAGCCAGTAGAAAAGAAGGAAGTAGCCAAGCCCGCGGAGAAGAAAGATGGCGGGAAGAAAGATGgagagaagaagaaaaag AGTGAACCCAAGACACTTCCTGGTGGTGTCGTAATTGAGGACAAAACCGTTGGGTCAG GTTCTGTTGCCAAGTCCGGAAAGAAGATCGGTATGCGTTACATTGGTCGTCTGAAAAACGGAAAAGTGTTCGACTCAAACACCAAGG GAAAACCTTTCTTCTTCACTCTTGGTAAAGGTGAAGTCATCAAGGGCTGGGACGAAGGCATTCAGGGAATGCTCGTAGGCG CCAAGGGGTACGGCAAGCGCGGTGCTCCTCCAGATATTCCTCCTAACTCGGAGCTCATTTTCG AGGTCAAGTTGGTCGAGGTCAAGTAA
- a CDS encoding microtubule-associated protein CRIPT protein: MAAAAKVPVSRKRALSAAPPPSFEACVVTYFSQDRAFQRVFAETDIEGMKTVVREKLNLPPHAGVRLAQMVDGRRIDLEDDADFYAFQLGAQLKPELQVEVSVIVAPAAQLASPSVTATSINLERAPPPTLTQTGQDTVPQVEDSSASVPPPAKKKKKPRKSNLVIVENDTGGNGKPVEPIESTTTENSEGTKAKAKEATTAPFTTTTEPSKKPKSKAATKSTPPIDQQASSNSETSKQPTADVVTEAPPVPRKSTKSKKTTAPTPAPAAREPEPEPEPTPASAPTETIPETSSVPTDANAPQARSKKRGRKVAQDVDSQEPAVPEPTAQAAAEPPVKKRRKSKLESITDLGGTQSPVGTSLPPPVRSKRRGSTAASVPDTGKPVSVVGSATDILRRWGALSIANETAISGAVPSTATDVVEQSMETKGKAKRKRKKKDQVADDASTSTSAPVATPAETAQCLLCSSGPHEALNCPLLSQRDDETCKTVEGRIYHLEDTQGPTRIHQMLIGRLRSWLKETKKQVEAQNKSITPTPAPVVPQSASPVHSTPAPTRPKKSKLSSVAVSHQSEGSSTEDEDILKSVMESRIESPEEDDGEDEEMVDIPQPEPEPAPEPLREASPPSMIMATPSPPQPAPVPLPPSSPLAKKALLQSQRMSRSSVFALLDGLESEEAGEGEKDSSDDEASDLAQSTPSEVARRRHRKSVRLDVQDSDEEAAARGQALPQDHDESDVEMQDGDLTTLSQLLASPEPEEIVGVVDDDDIEEYDDDKEARNKSPDSAASSPIEAPDQEPVVEEVQDPVPAKQEEATETVQEEEPEPEQELEQESKQEPEPISPAPKKRGRPPLSQAIKDERAAERGRIQAEKAALQDDTSAPKKRGRSSRSKGADEQTDVNVDHKPKSSAPSTQEKPVSVAGSQESAPRSRGRPRLSETVKAEREAEKERIRAERAIQRLEKKTAKANAKAAAKGKGADANAAVDEDSGDEGDTTVRQSPPAPEETIESPIVPTWSTLNNPSSSRHGSSQNDEIESSVVEAPRDVEEMDASGFQLSAVKPTPNTRSNGNGPVKPLFMPSSGLVPRFLPPSSPITSTPAPNKLQSLTQQTPSNTLQRRRSMGSASLPRFTDIKKNRDIEQRSRKERNRLLSSQPAIFDSSHEAKSKPNGPIEEVVMVESDEEEVDSSDEEAKKPKSQRKRPSALAYFSQR; encoded by the exons ATGGCTGCTGCGGCGAAAGTGCCAGTATCTCGAAAGAGAGCGCTCTCTGCTGCGCCTCCTCCATCGTTTGAAGCATGTGTCGTCACATATTTCTCCCAGGACCGCGCCTTTCAACGTGTTTTTGCTG AAACCGACATTGAGGGGATGAAAACCGTTGTTAGGGAGAAGTTGAATCTTCCTCCCCATGCTGGCGTCAGACTCGCCCAGATGGTTGACGGCCGGAGAATCGACTTGGAAGACG ACGCTGATTTCTATGCTTTTCAACTTGGGGCTCAACTGAAGCCTGAGCTGCAGGTCGAGGTATCTGTGATTGTTGCTCCAGCAGCACAACTGGCGTCACCGAGTGTCACGGCGACTTCAATTAATCTAGAAAGAGCGCCACCACCAACGCTAACCCAAACAGGACAAGACACTGTTCCACAAGTCGAAGACAGTTCTGCGTCG GTTCCTCCGCCtgcaaagaagaagaagaaaccACGGAAGAGTAATCTCGTCATTGTAGAGAACGATACTGGAGGGAATGGCAAGCCAGTGGAACCAATCGAGTCCACAACGACCGAGAATTCTGAGGGAACTaaagccaaagccaaagAGGCGACCACAGCACCTTTCACGACAACTACCGAGCCTTCTAAAAAGCCCAAGTCAAAGGCAGCGACCAAATCTACTCCACCGATTGACCAACAGGCTTCCTCGAATTCTGAAACGTCCAAACAGCCTACTGCTGATGTCGTTACGGAGGCCCCGCCAGTCCCACGAAAATCCACAAAGAGCAAAAAGACTACTGCACCGACacctgctcctgctgctcgcgaacccgaacccgaacccgagCCCACTCCCGCCTCCGCCCCAACCGAAACTATACCCGAGACATCTTCAGTACCTACAGACGCCAATGCACCTCAGGCTCGATCCAAAAAGCGTGGACGAAAGGTTGCTCAGGACGTCGACTCGCAGGAGCCCGCTGTCCCAGAGCCCACCGCCCAAGCCGCTGCCGAGCCGCCGGTCAAAAAGCGACGCAAATCCAAGCTGGAGTCCATCACAGATTTGGGTGGAACCCAGAGCCCCGTTGGAACGTCCCTGCCCCCTCCGGTCAGATCCAAGCGAAGAGGTTCAACTGCCGCGAGTGTTCCAGATACGGGCAAGCCGGTTAGTGTAGTCGGTTCGGCTACGGATATCCTCCGACGGTGGGGGGCGTTGAGCATTGCGAATGAGACTGCCATCTCGGGAGCTGTACCATCGACTGCTACGGACGTGGTGGAACAGAGTATGGAGACGAAGGGCAAAGccaagaggaagaggaaaaaGAAGGACCAGGTTGCGGATGATGCCTCTACTTCCACTTCCGCCCCCGTTGCGACTCCTGCAGAAACCGCACAGTGCCTCCTATGCTCATCTGGGCCTCATGAAGCTCTTAATTGTCCGCTTTTGTCTCAACGAGACGATGAGACCTGTAAAACTGTAGAAGGGCGTATTTATCACCTCGAAGATACCCAAGGTCCCACTAGGATCCACCAAATGCTGATTGGTAGGCTGCGTAGCTGGCTAAAGGAGACTAAAAAGCAGGTCGAG GCGCAGAATAAATCTATTACTCCCACTCCTGCCCCCGTTGTCCCACAGAGTGCATCCCCTGTCCACTCTACCCCTGCTCCGACCCGCCCCAAAAAGTCCAAGCTCTCGTCGGTCGCTGTGAGCCATCAATCGGAAGGCAGTTCGACGGAGGACGAGGATATTCTCAAAAGCGTCATGGAGAGTCGAATCGAAAGCCCTGAGGAAGACGATGGTGAGGACGAAGAAATGGTCGATATTCCTCAACCTGAACCTGAACCCGCGCCCGAACCATTGCGAGAGGCCAGCCCACCTTCAATGATCATGGCCACACCCTCGCCGCCCCAACCTGCTCCCGTTCCTTTACCTCCGTCCTCCCCGCTCGCCAAGAAAGCCCTGCTTCAAAGCCAACGCATGTCCCGGTCGAGCGTTTTCGCGCTATTGGATGGATTGGAAAGCGAGGAAGCCGGAGAGGGTGAGAAGGATAGTTCAGATGACGAAGCAAGTGATCTTGCCCAGTCGACGCCTTCGGAAGTTGCGAGACGTAGACATAGGAAGAGTGTTAGATTGGATGTCCAAGACTCGGACGAAGAGGCTGCAGCCCGGGGCCAGGCCCTGCCCCAAGACCACGACGAGAGCGACGTCGAAATGCAGGATGGAGATCTTACGACGCTGTCTCAGCTTTTAGCCTCTCCTGAACCCGAGGAGATTGTGGGTGTAGTGGATGATGATGATATTGAAGAGTACGATGATGACAAGGAGGCGAGGAACAAAAGTCCTGATAGTGCTGCTAGTTCACCGATCGAGGCTCCGGACCAAGAGCCTGTTGTGGAAGAAGTACAGGATCCTGTGCCTGCAAAGCAGGAAGAGGCTACCGAAACTGTTCAAGAAGAGGAGCCAGAGCCTGAGCAAGAACTGGAGCAAGAATCAAAGCAAGAGCCAGAGCCAATTTCCCCTGCTCCCAAGAAACGAGGACGACCCCCACTCTCCCAGGCAATCAAGGACGAGCGTGCGGCTGAAAGAGGGCGCATACAAGCCGAAAAGGCGGCACTACAGGATGACACTTCAGCTCCCAAGAAGCGTGGTCGCTCTTCCCGCTCAAAAGGCGCGGATGAACAAACCGATGTGAACGTGGATCATAAACCCAAGTCCAGTGCCCCTAGTACGCAGGAAAAGCCCGTCTCTGTCGCAGGGTCGCAGGAGTCTGCTCCTAGGTCACGAGGTCGTCCGAGGCTTTCAGAAACTGTGAAAGCTGAGAGGGAGGCCGAGAAAGAACGTATCCGTGCTGAAAGGGCTATCCAAAGGCTTGAGAAGAAGACCGCAAAGGCGAATGCAAAGGCCGCTGCGAAGGGTAAAGGGGCGGATGCCAATGCGGCTGTAGACGAAGATAGCGGTGATGAGGGAGATACGACTGTACGTCAGTCACCTCCTGCGCCGGAGGAAACAATCGAGTCACCGATTGTTCCCACCTGGTCAACACTGAATAACCCATCGTCTAGTCGACACGGAAGTTCGCAAAACGATGAGATTGAGTCGAGCGTAGTAGAAGCTCCGAGGGATGTAGAAGAGATGGATGCATCAGGATTTCAG TTATCAGCCGTTAAACCTACTCCGAATACTCGTTCAAACGGTAACGGTCCGGTGAAACCCTTGTTTATGCCATCATCTGGCTTGGTACCGAGGTTCCTCCCCCCTTCGTCCCCTATCACATCGACGCCCGCACCTAACAAACTACAATCGCTAACGCAACAAACCCCTTCCAACACATTACAACGTCGAAGGTCGATGGGGTCTGCGTCGTTACCCCGATTTACTGACATCAAGAAAAACCGTGATATTGAGCAACGCTCGCGCAAGGAACGGAACAGGCTCTTGAGCAGTCAACCAGCCATTTTTGATTCGTCACATGAGGCTAAATCGAAACCAAATGGCCCGATTGAGGAGGTTGTTATGGTAGAatctgatgaggaagaggtAGACTCCTCTGATGAGGAGGCCAAGAAACCAAAGTCTCAACGAAAGAGACCGTCTGCACTCGCATATTTCTCTCAGCGATAA
- a CDS encoding polysaccharide lyase family 14 protein, translating to MVTKGIISKDGPILPRPTQLSILASTSENVWKVPSDFRDLSCFNILKYGFGKSNLKVIQGVPSLASLITTTPMPVGSLEWNDGMSSLEVFFPEGSINPGNSPQGGADFYANPLPALTEAQNVTFAYSIFLPVDFEPVRGGKLPGLYGGKTGCSGGDAALDCFSTRLMWRAMSEGELYLYAPKDKQTPEVCNTPPRSICEADYGLSIGRGSFRFTPGQWTHVSQTVVLNTPGKQDGCFTLDVNGERVMDLRGVYYRQGDGENQDDTGDEHDSEQIDNTRPEGDLDSITPDGGDASGQDSGSPEDSGDSSLLGNILVAPPKMERHHGAKYAWNTHSRTPVFLAPNPRLRFNQRPRVFQRVPPNLPHPFVSTKVFRPATVTTVSQVTKAQVAAISRSSATRATGPPKVANLAAAKRVPGFSGIFFSTFFGGHTPNFATPKDQRIWFKDFSLVVND from the exons ATGGTTACTAAAGGGATCATCTCGAAAGACGGTCCGATTCTGCCCCGCCCAACGCAGCTGTCTATTTTAGCATCTACTAGTGAAAACGTGTGGAAAGTTCCCTCTGATTTTCGAGACCTCAGCTGCTTCAATATTCTCAAGTACGGATTTGGGAAATCCAACTTGAAGGTCATCCAAGGAGTCCCTTCCTTGGCGTCTCTGATTACCACCACGCCAATGCCAGTTGGGTCCCTGGAATGGAACGATGGAATGTCTTCCCTGGAAGTATTCTTTCCCGAAGGCTCAATCAATCCTGGAAATTCACCTCAGGGGGGTGCTGACTTTTATGCGAACCCTTTGCCTGCTCTAACAGAAGCTCAGAATGTCACATTTGCGTATAGTATATTTCTTCCAGTAGATTTTGAACCTGTGCGCGGAGGAAAATTACCTGGACTATATGGTGGGAAAACCGGGTGTAGTGGTGGAGATGCTGCATTGGATTGTTTCTCGACACGGCTCATGTGGAGGGCAATGTCGGAAGGAGAGCTGTATTTG TATGCTCCCAAAGATAAACAGACGCCTGAAGTCTGCAATACTCCTCCCCGGTCTATATGTGAGGCTGACTATGGGCTTTCAATTGGCCGAGGCTCCTTCAGATTCACTCCGGGACAATGGACACATGTGAGCCAAACAGTGGTGCTCAACACTCCAGGGAAACAGGATGGATGTTTCACGCTCGACGTCAACGGCGAACGTGTTATGGATTTAAGGGGCGTCTACTATCGACaaggtgatggagaaaatcaGGATGACACTGGAGACGAGCACGACAGCGAACAAATCGACAACACAAGGCCAGAGGGCGATTTGGACTCGATCACTCCAGACGGAGGAGACGCGTCGGGCCAGGACTCAGGAAGCCCAGAGGACTCAGGGGATAGTAGCCTTCTTGGTAATATTCTAGTCGCACCACCGAAAATGGAGAGGCACCATGGTGCTAAATACGCATGGAACACACATAGTCGCACGCCAGTATTCCTTGCGCCCAACCCACGTCTACGCTTCAACCAAAGGCCAAGGGTTTTTCAGCGTGTTCCGCCGAATCTGCCACATCCATTTGTTTCAACAAAGGTATTCCGACCCGCGACAGTTACAACAGTCTCGCAGGTCACCAAGGCACAAGTCGCCGCTATTTCTCGCAGTTCAGCTACGCGAGCGACTGGGCCTCCGAAAGTGGCAAACCTTGCAGCAGCGAAGAGAGTTCCTGGCTTCAGTGGGATATTTTTTAG TACGTTTTTTGGTGGGCATACACCCAACTTTGCGACCCCCAAGGACCAAAGGATATGGTTTAAAGATTTCTCGCTCGTCGTCAACGATTGA
- a CDS encoding peptidase C14, protein MPLRERLRKIKSDTKLRFLQSIEPKDTNAKTGKSPTPPVQNTPHDWVYLKTLCKSLDQAAKSFSPLKGALTDLIECIGIYEAVMQKRDDYHALYNELENLFQLLNDSFTLNIPPVMNTAIDSLCRSLQEEVAFIRQRQDRGKIRLYLEASHDVDEVLACYRRIQSYLQRISLNTNMSTWKIVDEIATDNRLKHLSPSLSARYNSTKAVELKRGPCTKNTRVQLLAQIHDWVESSGPGSIYWMNGMAGTGKTTIGYSLCEELDTCRKLAASFFCSRLLPECRDINLVIPTIAYQLARSSHPFRCALSNILEQDPDVHTSLPYIQFEALISKPLLEIKDALPDNLVVVIDALDECENKESTSRILDVLLTKSGGLQVKFIVSSRPEPEIRDEMIKQTNQAGSRVVLHELDKQIVQTDIKAYLRDALVQAQATEEQISALAERAGILFIYAATVVRYVGHDGFRRSHARLANVLESSSMSENKHKEIDELYNVVLQAALGDPELESGEKKDMQLVLHSVICAQEPLTVNALSQFLRMKNAEYVRAALSPLWSVLHISGSSELVTTLRASFPVYMLDSSRSGKFYCDSKAHNQNMALRCFNLHREIRPQFNICGLESSYIPDNQVKGLEEQVQKAISDGLLYASRYWGTHVQYSAGDTCLISELEEFLSVRLLLWMEVMNLKKYTEEMPKVLQIVERWEAERSPELNALIHDAWRFTSTFMHGAVSESTPHIYTSMLPFWPESSPIFKAYGRYTHRMMRVEGTAVGQRYHGLLATWTYGGSITSSALSPDGTQIAAGVWFDVLLLDSSTGQRLLPPLEGHGNYIRCIDFSPDGRHIVSGSDNGSVYVWSTRDGEAVIGPLANDCGLSSVAFSPDGAHIVFGTSSGDIYIRDGSNGDFVIDIPSPYDNWVSSVKYSPDGRCIVASSGWALSGDTPVLIWDAQTGTVLRTLALEDSPSHFSFADISPDGTRIAAGSTEGCVYIWDFQTGQVTLGPLIVPGADTAIKRVSFSSDASRLLSGSAHGTIWIWDTHSGDLILGPLERHTGAITLLKLLPDNNHFISGSMDDNLCLWDTRSMMPTPDPLQGHVSMVTGEMALGPTEVNHTYSEAKFSPDGAHIVLVLSDGVLLLDSHTGDIAMGPSKLPGSIQSIVFSPEGACIASSTANNIARISAVGTGQSLMTFHLQPSDAKDSRSSTTSVESPSLADCITAASDIGSGASRITSAELSKDFTLIAIASDEALCIHATHDGRVISGPFDVRLYTYTSIKISQDNALIGYSTEAGSLVVRDVQSGSELLELQEDGLLSRGFDFSPDGSHIVAISSAMDVCVWSTQTGQLVFGPLSGHADLVLSVAFSPDGKHIISGSRDTTIRVTDIQPFSTSFGGRLRGMGNEKEWVDSRWALEAIGLDSWRFENSTNAAANKAINIEERLSSGQF, encoded by the exons ATGCCACTTCGAGAGAGGCTTCGTAAGATCAAATCCGACACAAAGTTACGCTTCCTTCAATCAATAGAGCCGAAGGATACGAATGCGAAAACGGGAAAATCGCCAACGCCGCCCGTTCAAAACACGCCGCATGACTGGGTATACCTAAAGACACTTTGCAAGTCATTGGATCAGGCCGCAAAGTCGTTCTCTCCTCTCAAGGGCGCTCTGACTGATCTGATTGAGTGTATTGGCATTTACGAG GCTGTGATGCAGAAGCGGGATGACTATCACGCGCTATACAATGAGCTTGaaaatttattccaattgcTGAATGATAGCTTCACCCTGAATATTCCACCAGTCATGAACACAGCTATAGATTCCCTATGCAG GTCCTTGCAAGAGGAAGTGGCATTTATACGTCAAAGGCAAGATCGGGGAAAAATACGTCTATATCTTGAGGCAAGTCACGACGTGGACGAGGTGTTGGCATGCTATCGCCGAATTCAGAGCTATTTGCAACGTATCTCG CTTAACACAAATATGTCCACGTGGAAAATAGTAGACGAGATTGCTACG GACAATCGACTTAAACACCTATCGCCATCACTCTCTGCTCGTTACAACTCTACGAAGGCGGTGGAACTGAAGCGCGGGCCTTGTACAAAGAACACGCGAGTCCAGCTACTGGCCCAGATCCATGATTGGGTGGAAAGTTCGGGTCCAGGATCGATCTACTGGATGAACGGTATGGCCGGGACCGGCAAGACAACCATTGGATACAGCTTGTGCGAAGAACTCGACACTTGCCGAAAGCTTGCCGCAAGCTTTTTCTGCTCGCGACTCTTGCCAGAATGCCGAGACATCAACCTAGTAATCCCAACTATCGCATATCAGCTTGCACGTTCTTCCCATCCGTTCCGATGCGCGTTGTCAAACATACTCGAGCAAGATCCAGACGTACACACTAGCCTACCTTATATCCAGTTCGAAGCTCTAATATCAAAGCCGCTGCTCGAAATTAAAGACGCGTTACCAGACAATCTGGTAGTGGTGATTGACGCGCTGGATGAATGCGAGAATAAGGAGAGCACAAGTAGGATACTAGATGTACTTCTCACCAAGTCAGGCGGTCTCCAGGTCAAATTCATCGTGTCTAGCCGACCGGAGCCAGAAATACGGGACGAAATGATCAAGCAAACTAATCAAGCCGGGTCCCGAGTCGTACTTCACGAGCTGGACAAACAAATAGTACAAACGGACATTAAAGCATATCTACGAGATGCTCTGGTACAAGCACAGGCAACCGAGGAACAAATATCAGCGCTGGCAGAGCGGGCGGGCATCTTATTCATTTATGCTGCTACGGTCGTACGGTACGTTGGGCATGACGGGTTCCGCAGAAGCCACGCCCGGCTGGCCAATGTATTAGAATCTTCAAGCATGTCTGAGAACAAGCACAAGGAGATCGACGAACTGTACAACGTCGTGCTACAAGCGGCACTCGGCGACCCCGAGTTGGAGAGCGGAGAAAAGAAAGATATGCAACTGGTACTTCACTCAGTCATTTGCGCTCAGGAGCCACTTACTGTCAATGCACTATCACAATTTCTACGGATGAAGAATGCCGAATACGTGCGTGCTGCACTAAGTCCCTTATGGTCCGTGTTGCAcatctctgggtctagcgaATTGGTTACTACCTTACGTGCATCGTTCCCCGTCTATATGCTCGATTCATCACGTTCAGGAAAGTTTTACTGCGACTCGAAAGCTCACAACCAAAACATGGCTTTACGATGTTTCAATCTCCATAGGGAAATACGCCCTCAATTCAATATATGTGGACTAGAGTCGTCGTATATACCCGACAACCAGGTGAAGGGGCTAGAAGAGCAAGTACAGAAGGCTATATCGGATGGACTACTGTATGCCTCACGATACTGGGGGACCCATGTGCAATATTCGGCTGGGGATACTTGTTTGATATCAGAGCTGGAGGAGTTCCTATCGGTGCGGCTGCTGCTATGGATGGAGGTGATGAACCTGAAGAAATACACAGAAGAAATGCCGAAAGTCCTTCAAATCGTCGAGAGATGGGAAGCG GAGCGGTCACCCGAGCTCAACGCGCTTATCCACGATGCTTGGCGGTTCACCTCAACCTTTATGCATGGAGCAGTGTCCGAAAGTACCCCTCATATCTACACATCAATGCTTCCGTTCTGGCCAGAATCTAGTCCAATTTTCAAGGCTTATGGAAGGTATACACATAGGATGATGCGTGTTGAAGGAACAGCAGTTGGACAGCGCTATCATGGACTTTTGGCCACATGGACCTATGGCGGCTCCATAACTTCATCAGCGCTCTCCCCGGATGGGACTCAAATCGCTGCAGGCGTTTGGTTTGATGTCTTGCTCCTTGACTCATCAACCGGCCAAAGACTTCTCCCTCCGCTCGAAGGACATGGTAATTACATACGCTGCATTGATTTCTCCCCAGATGGAAGGCATATAGTTTCCGGCTCGGACAATGGCTCCGTTTATGTGTGGAGTACTCGGGACGGAGAGGCTGTAATAGGACCTCTAGCAAATGATTGTGGCCTTTCCTCAGTCGCCTTTTCTCCAGATGGTGCTCATATTGTGTTCGGAACATCATCCGGAGATATTTACATTAGAGATGGTAGTAATGGGGATTTTGTGATCGATATCCCATCTCCATACGATAATTGGGTATCATCAGTCAAATACTCGCCTGATGGGCGTTGTATAGTGGCCAGCTCTGGTTGGGCCCTAAGTGGTGATACTCCCGTCCTAATATGGGACGCTCAAACAGGGACTGTACTCAGGACGCTTGCATTGGAAGATAGCCCCAGCCATTTTAGCTTTGCAGATatctctcctgatggcacTCGTATCGCCGCCGGGTCCACGGAAGGTTGCGTATACATATGGGATTTTCAGACTGGGCAAGTCACGCTAGGTCCGTTAATAGTCCCAGGAGCCGATACTGCTATCAAACGGGTTTCCTTTTCATCTGACGCCTCTCGCCTTCTTTCTGGCTCAGCGCATGGTACTATATGGATATGGGATACTCATAGTGGTGACCTAATACTTGGTCCTCTCGAACGCCATACGGGCGCCATCACATTGTTGAAGCTTTTACCAGACAATAATCACTTTATCTCCGGTTCGATGGATGACAACTTGTGTTTATGGGATACCCGTAGCATGATGCCAACACCCGACCCACTCCAGGGGCACGTATCCATGGTCAC TGGGGAAATGGCTCTTGGTCCAACAGAAGTAAACCATACGTACTCCGAAGCCAAGTTCTCGCCCGATGGCGCTCACATCGTCCTTGTTTTGTCCGATGGTGTTTTATTGCTAGATTCCCATACCGGTGACATTGCTATGGGTCCTTCGAAGCTACCTGGATCCATTCAATCCATAGTCTTCTCTCCTGAAGGAGCCTGCATCGCTTCCAGTACAGCTAACAACATCGCAAGGATATCAGCAGTCGGCACAGGTCAATCTCTTATGACATTTCACCTCCAGCCAAGTGATGCCAAGGATAGCCGCTCTAGTACCACTTCTGTTGAATCACCCTCGCTGGCCGATTGCATTACAGCTGCAAGTGATATCGGGAGCGGCGCATCCCGTATTACCTCTGCCGAATTATCCAAGGACTTCACTCTGATTGCTATTGCCTCGGACGAGGCTCTCTGCATTCATGCTACTCATGATGGGCGTGTGATTTCTGGTCCATTTGATGTGCGTCTTTACACGTATACATCGATCAAAATTTCCCAAGACAATGCCCTTATCGGTTACAGCACTGAGGCCGGCTCTCTGGTCGTAAGGGATGTGCAAAGTGGAAGTGAATTACTTGAGTTGCAGGAGGATGGCCTTCTTTCGCGAGGTTTCGATTTTTCTCCAGATGGATCCCATATTGTCGCTATATCGAGCGCAATGGACGTATGCGTTTGGAGCACTCAAACAGGTCAACTTGTGTTCGGCCCACTCAGCGGCCATGCCGACTTGGTGTTGTCGGTAGCGTTCTCACCAGATGGCAAACATATCATCTCTGGCTCAAGAGATACGACAATTCGGGTGACCGACATACAGCCTTTTTCAACC TCCTTTGGCGGAAGACTTCGGGGAATGGGAAATGAGAAGGAATGGGTGGATAGTAGATGGGCTCTCGAGGCTATTGGTCTGGATTCCTGGCGATTTGAGAACAGTACTAATGCGGCCGCGAACAAAGCTATTAATATCGAGGAAAGGCTATCTTCGGGTCAATTTTGA